AAAATACTTCATTCATCAGTCGCATAAATGCAGCCGGGGCATTTGTAAGACCACAAGGCATTACTACGAACTCAAAGTGTTCATAGCGGGTTCTAAAGGCGGTCTTCATGATATCGGTTTCGAAAATCGGAATCTGATGATAACCTGAAGCTAAATCAATCTTCGAAAACCAGCTTGCACCTTGTAACTGGTCTAATAGCTCATCAATTCTTGGGAGTGGGTACTTGTCTTTTATGGTTACGTTATTGATTCCACGATAATCAATACATAACCGGATGCTTCcgtctttcttctttacaaatAGCACGGGTGCTCCCCATGGTGATGAACTAGGACGTATGAAACCTTTGTCTAACAAATCAGCTAACTGCTGCTTCAACTCAGCGAGTTCTGCTGGTGCCATTCGGTATGGTGCCTTTGCTATTGCAGCTGATCCGGGTTCTAAGGTTATACTAAAGGGGTTACTCCTAGATGGCGGCAATCCCTCTAATGCCTTAAACACGTCCTCATATTATTTGACTACTGGTATTTCTTCCATGTTCTGCTCTTTCTCGTCTTCTACTGGTCCAGCAACTAAGGTCACTAAGTATACTTCTTCACCCTTCTCCAAAAGGTTTTCAATTCTCAATGCTGACACTAGTGACGCTCCATCACTTGGTACTATGCCATGGTAAGCTAAAGAgggttgggtatctctctcAAAAACAATCTTCCCTCGACCACAATCCAGGTGAGCTCGGTAACTTGACAGCCAATCCATCCCTAAGATTACCTCGTACCTCTCTAAGGGGAGAACTAACAAATCAGCCGGAAAAACCATATCTTGGATAATGATTGGAACTGTTAGAATACAACCTTCAGTTTCAAGAACATGATCTCCGGGAGTTAGAACGGGAATGGATAAATTCACCTTAGTGAATTCTCCATTGAGTCGGGATGCTACTTCGGGAGctacaaaactatgtgttgctcCTGATGGTCCTGGTAACTCTAAAGCGTAAGCCCTACCAGCAGTGGCTTGACGCTTAGCAGGTCTAAGACTGAATAACTGCACAACCAGGCTGGTGAAGGACATAACTTAGTTCTAAAATTATCTCAGAAGTTGGTCAGTAATTTTAAATCACTTTTTaaccaaatattccttgtctttggctctcgtcttgttctcggaaaatctcttccagcttaataaaaattcgaccaaaatatttaagactcgaccaaactatcaagtgaaTGTCTTTCAATCACAAGACAGTCCATTCGAGAGATTAATCTaccgggtcgatttttatttttattaatccttgttgaaccaactaaaaactggtcgagcgggatttttctcgaccaaaaatttattggctcatgagggttattacaccgtgggtgtccgccagcacatacaggatgtccgtggctgtccgtgtgtgtcagtgtctGTCAGTctgcgtccgtcagcacacacaggacgtctgtggctgtccatcagtagacatatcagcacgttggtccttggactcagcatgctgacccttcccgtggactgttcgggtgattttggcccacgtgggctgtctgttaagtccacacaggacgtccgtgggtgtccgccagcacacacaggacgtccgtggctgtccgtgtgtgtccgtgtgtgtccgtttgtgtccgtcagcacacacaggacgtccgtggctgtccatcagtacacatatcagcacgttggtccttggactcagcacgctggcccttcctgtggactgtttgggtgattttggcccacgtgggctgtctgttcagtacacacaggacgtccgtgggtgtctgtcagcactcaccggacgtccgtggctgtctgtgtgtgtccgtcagcacacacatgacgtccgtggctgtccatcagtacacatatcagcacgctggtccttggactcagcacgctggcccttcccatggactgttcgagtgattttggcccacgtgggctgtctgttcagtacacacaggacgtccgtgtgtgtttctcagcacacacaggacgttcgtgtgtgtccgtcagcacacacaggacgtccgtggctgtccgtcagcacacacagaacgtctgtggctgtccatcagtacacatatcagcatgctggtccttggactcagcacgctggcccttcccgtggactgttcgggtgatttttgcccatgtggtcagtctgttcagtacacacaggacgtccgtgggtgtccgccagcacacacaggacggctgttagggtcaaaaacggttacgacagaATTATCAGCCGAAAACCCTCGGAAATCacatttccgaaagagttagtaaaaagaaagaaataattttcgtaaaaaataaccaatacgaagtttttacgaagaagtatccttgaagattcaaaacAAACGAACCAAGCTCGATCATTGCGTATCTACCGCACAtacacgctacgtagcgaccgagcgatcgtcccgtttggtcgctacgtagcgaccgagctcggccaagctcggttgctacgtagcgaccgagcgctcgtcctgctcggtcgctacatagcgaccgagctcgagccaaagctcggtcgctatgtagcgaccaagtgctcgtcccgctcggtcgctacgtagtgaccgagctcgagctaaagcttggtcgctacgtagcgaccgagcgctcgtcccgctcggtcgctatgtagcgaccgacctcgagccaaagctcggtcgctacgtagcgaccgagcgctcgtcccgctcggtcgctacgtagcgaccgagcccgagcaaagctcggtcgctacatagcgaccgagcccgagccaagatcggttgctacgtagcgaccgggctcgagccaaagttcggtcgctgcatagcgacctagctcttccgaaacgtcgagacgacaccagtccatgcattcccgttaaaccttcaaatgctatctcccgaagaccgtagcaagctcagtctatgttttccgctattcaaaattatcgatcaaactttgcgagttaaaaaccgcggaaagttcgttctttatcgaaagaaatcgtaataaacgtatcgagtcggaagacggcccattgggacctaagacacgactcgaggcccatcctacgatttcttaaccaaaagcccgtaaaccaccacacggtttacgc
This window of the Brassica napus cultivar Da-Ae unplaced genomic scaffold, Da-Ae ScsIHWf_1227;HRSCAF=1753, whole genome shotgun sequence genome carries:
- the LOC106427778 gene encoding uncharacterized protein LOC106427778, with amino-acid sequence MSFTSLVVQLFSLRPAKRQATAGRAYALELPGPSGATHSFVAPEVASRLNGEFTKVNLSIPVLTPGDHVLETEGCILTVPIIIQDMVFPADLLVLPLERYEVILGMDWLSSYRAHLDCGRGKIVFERDTQPSLAYHGIVPSDGASLVSALRIENLLEKGEEVYLVTLVAGPVEDEKEQNMEEIPVVK